The Chroococcidiopsis sp. TS-821 genome includes a region encoding these proteins:
- a CDS encoding polyphosphate kinase 2 family protein, with product MNQDDRTNNLNPTDVTEAEERETTQAAEQKASSVANVVSPETLVVNEPPPKPDYPRYRVSPDERIRLADINPDACEHYKKKKDVEHELEIQRKRLAVLQERLYAENKRSVLIVLQAMDTGGKDGTIKHVFRGINPQGCQVWSFKKPTDEELSHDFLWRYHRRAPRRGMITIFNRSHYEDVLIVRVKDLVPEQVWRQRYRVINEFEQMLTLDNIVIIKFFLHISKDEQRRRLESRLEDPDKRWKFSINDVNERQLWDKYQQAYEDAINNCSTAYAPWYVVPSNKKWYRNLVIARAIADTLEAMNPQYPAAEKLENIVIPA from the coding sequence ATGAATCAAGACGATCGCACAAATAATCTTAATCCGACAGATGTCACTGAAGCAGAAGAACGAGAAACGACTCAAGCTGCGGAACAAAAAGCTAGTAGCGTTGCCAATGTCGTATCACCAGAAACACTCGTTGTCAACGAACCACCACCAAAACCGGATTATCCTCGCTACCGAGTCAGCCCAGATGAACGCATTAGACTCGCGGATATTAACCCCGATGCTTGCGAACACTACAAAAAAAAGAAAGATGTTGAACACGAACTAGAAATTCAAAGGAAGCGACTAGCAGTGTTACAAGAACGCTTATACGCGGAAAATAAACGTAGTGTTTTGATTGTATTGCAAGCAATGGATACAGGTGGAAAGGATGGTACAATTAAGCACGTTTTTCGAGGAATTAATCCGCAAGGTTGTCAAGTTTGGTCTTTCAAAAAACCTACTGATGAAGAACTGAGTCATGACTTTTTGTGGCGCTATCATCGCCGCGCACCACGTCGAGGAATGATTACGATTTTCAACCGATCGCACTACGAAGATGTCCTGATTGTACGTGTAAAAGACTTAGTTCCTGAACAAGTATGGCGTCAGCGCTATCGTGTCATCAATGAGTTTGAGCAAATGCTGACATTGGATAATATTGTTATTATCAAGTTTTTCCTACATATTTCTAAGGACGAACAACGCCGGAGATTAGAAAGTCGCTTGGAAGATCCTGATAAGCGCTGGAAATTTTCAATTAACGATGTCAATGAGCGTCAGTTATGGGATAAATATCAGCAAGCTTACGAAGACGCAATTAATAACTGTTCGACCGCTTATGCACCTTGGTACGTTGTACCATCGAATAAAAAATGGTATCGCAATTTGGTAATTGCCCGCGCGATCGCCGATACGCTAGAGGCAATGAATCCGCAATATCCCGCTGCTGAAAAATTAGAAAACATTGTGATTCCAGCATAA
- a CDS encoding TspO/MBR family protein encodes MKARWIILAVSVAIFFGGNLLTSLQDPWFQNLTRPGWLTFESLIPLIWAVVWICGTISAILVWEQSRRQRRDRPWLFMGLYIAIALLTTLYSPVVVELRSLVGGLIFGGLATILAYVVAISVRKISTTASWLLLPYMLWGPIGTYLTWVLIQLNPGAGGV; translated from the coding sequence ATGAAAGCTAGATGGATAATACTTGCCGTTTCCGTAGCTATTTTTTTTGGAGGAAATCTACTAACTTCACTGCAAGACCCTTGGTTTCAAAACTTAACTCGCCCTGGATGGTTAACCTTTGAATCATTAATTCCCTTAATTTGGGCAGTGGTTTGGATTTGTGGGACAATCTCAGCAATTCTAGTCTGGGAACAATCTCGCCGTCAAAGACGCGATCGCCCGTGGCTATTCATGGGCTTGTATATTGCGATCGCTCTTTTAACTACACTCTATAGCCCTGTTGTTGTTGAACTCCGCAGCCTCGTTGGCGGGCTGATCTTCGGTGGATTAGCAACAATATTAGCTTATGTTGTGGCGATTTCTGTCCGTAAGATATCAACAACCGCGTCTTGGCTACTTTTACCCTACATGCTTTGGGGACCAATTGGTACATATCTCACTTGGGTACTCATTCAGCTTAACCCTGGCGCAGGAGGCGTCTAG
- a CDS encoding class I SAM-dependent methyltransferase — MLWNQLKQKLLQLLVFICCTVLISCTPIAATSSVDNHSTYQYRTIHSPDGIGKFYQGREIAKVMGHTEALWLERPSREREEQPQKVLDALNLQPTDVVADIGAGTGYFSFRIAQKLLQGKVLAVDIQPEMLDIIEFLKKETGLTNVETILGTVTNPNLPENSIDLALMVDAYHEFSFPYEVMQGITKALKPGGRVVLVEYRKENPFIPIKGLHKMTLNQVKKEMALIGLQWQNTNESLPNQHIITFAKAMVK; from the coding sequence ATGCTTTGGAACCAACTCAAACAGAAACTATTACAACTGCTTGTATTTATATGTTGCACAGTTTTGATAAGTTGCACGCCAATCGCTGCAACTTCATCTGTAGATAATCACTCAACTTACCAGTATCGCACCATACATAGCCCTGATGGTATCGGCAAATTTTATCAAGGGCGTGAAATTGCGAAAGTTATGGGACATACTGAAGCACTATGGCTAGAACGCCCAAGTCGAGAAAGAGAAGAACAACCACAAAAAGTATTAGATGCACTGAATCTGCAACCTACAGATGTGGTCGCCGATATTGGTGCGGGTACAGGTTACTTTAGCTTTCGGATAGCTCAAAAGCTCCTCCAGGGAAAAGTACTAGCTGTCGATATTCAGCCAGAAATGTTGGATATTATTGAGTTTCTGAAAAAAGAGACAGGACTTACCAATGTTGAAACCATCTTAGGCACTGTTACTAATCCTAACTTGCCTGAGAATAGCATTGATTTAGCTCTAATGGTAGATGCCTATCATGAATTTTCCTTCCCATATGAAGTTATGCAAGGTATTACAAAAGCACTCAAACCTGGGGGAAGAGTCGTCTTAGTTGAATACCGCAAAGAAAATCCTTTTATTCCAATTAAGGGATTACATAAAATGACTCTAAATCAAGTAAAAAAAGAAATGGCATTGATCGGATTGCAATGGCAAAACACCAACGAATCTCTACCAAATCAACACATTATAACTTTTGCTAAAGCTATGGTTAAATAG